The Drosophila nasuta strain 15112-1781.00 chromosome 2R, ASM2355853v1, whole genome shotgun sequence genome segment agccgaagccgaactCAACATCGGGTTACGACTCGCGGGCTCTGAGCACgaagaaaatcaaattgtGATTAAGTTGACGGGCCGAAAGAAAGGTCTATAAAAGAATAAAGCGCGCCAAGGCTAGACATCAGTTTGATTTAAACTTGCAGGCAGTGCAAGACGTGTGCCGCCATCATCAAGCCAACCAGATCACCAGAGCTCATTGCCAGTATCAAGGATTAGTCCGGACAACtgacgtgtgtgtgtgtgtgtgacgacgcgtgtgtgtttatgatattgtgagtgtgtgtgcaaatcTAAGTGCGTTCAATACaccaaaaaaggaaaaaatcgaaaaacaaaatgacATTGAAACAAAAGCATGTTCGAGCTCAAGCTGTGAGCCTGCTGTTCATCTTAACAACACTCTGTCTAGCCGGCAATGGCGATGCGGCCACCGAGCAGCTAAACAATGTGATGCCTGGCGGCAATCAAAATGCCGGCGCAAGGACCTTGCTGCGTGTCTACGACGAATGCAATCGGGCCGAGAGTGGTTTTACGCCATGTCTGAAAAAGAAGGCCATCTCGTTTATAGACCGCATTGCGCCCATCGATGCGATTAACGTGGCTGATGGCATTAAACTGATGCGCCTAGAGTCTGCGCCACGCCCACCTGCCTATAGCGAGAACGAACTGGAATCGACGCTGGCACGCTCCTCGGGCACCGATCGCGATACAAAACTAACAAACATGCTAATTGAGCGCTTAAGCTATTTCTTCAATGGCCACTCGCTGCAAGTTAGCTTCCCGAAATTGACTTCCGACGAGATTGGACGCGGCCTAGAGGAAGGtaagcaacaaacacaaacactcgTTGCAGACAAAAGCGTTATAATTGCAGTTACGTTAGGTTGCAAGCAAGCACCGCTAAATGCATGCATTGCGCGTGACAGTGACATAATTTTGCCCCACTTGCCACGGGCTGTTTGTTGCCTGCTGTCTCAgatgctgctggtgttgctgcttGGTGTCTGTTACCTCGTAATTGGGGCACCATCCGCTAGTTATTAGAGCCaagatatgtatgtacgtattgCATAGTTCTGCCTCTTAATTGTGTAGCTGGCAATGACATTGGCAAGCTAGCAGCTTGAAGCCTGGCCCATTTCCTTGGCAATTGCTTGCTCTTGCAGTTTGGCATATCATCtttgcattgtgtgtgtgtacgtgcgCTTATAAGTGAGGGAAATTCTTTGCTTTGGGAAAATgtgcaattgtttttgtggcacacacacaaaacacacgaAACTTGTTCTCCAAGCTTACGATGACCTAAAAAAtctgaacaacaacaactacgaaaaaagaacaaaaccaaaacatgAAAAACACAACACGATGACGAAAAATTGTCATGCCAAAACTTCATGTTGGCCagcataaaaatgttaaatttatgcaCCCAACTCAAGACGAATTTCAAATGCCCTTTGAGAAAACAGATCAGCAGACGAAGTAGAAGTGTATTGAAAAGTGTATCTttgacaattttgtatttatttaaatgtttcagCAATGTTGTAAAATGCTCGAGCCAAGAATTGCctactaaaataatattgtttttgcgTGAGTAAATATACATGAAGAGAACGCCGCATTCAGTGGCAAAAGGTACTTGTGAAAATGCCTTCATCCCCCCCTTTTGTTAACTTAACTGCACGACAACATGACACGGAGTGAGGCTTTAAGATGTCGAGGCATGACCGTGTCGAACGCAATGAAAGTGTGGGCCACGTTTCTCTTGGCTCTCTTTGGCTGCCTGGTGGGCCATGTTAATGACTTCTTGGCTGTCAATGGCTTGCTTGCatcaattacaattttgaCACGAGCACTTaaagcactttttttttttgtaaattggcgacaagcaacaacattttcttGCAATGAAAAGTGAACTTACTTTCACAGCGCATGGTTTGTCTTTTACTTTCAAATCATTGATCAAGATTTTCAATTGATACTCGGACTCGTACTCGTGCTCGCgtatttttgtttcatttgttgGCCAACACTTTCCCAATTGCCTGACCATATTTAGCTAATTGCAATTGCCTGCTCCAAAGCTGGTTATTTCGGCTGCGACAACAGCAGCCTTGGGTTGGCCTTACCACCTGCTCAATGAATTTCACCACCAAAATACTAACAAgacaaaatactataaaaagaAAGGTATCCCTGATGGCAGCAAAATGAAAGCCACACACGCTGAAGCCAAATAAAATTCTCACACAGCCTTTGTAACTTGGCAAATAGTCTGGCAAACTTTCACCAGCCAACTTGCAGCTGGAAAATTGTCTAAAGAAAACATCTCCATTGATAGCACGTACTAGACTAAAGACACGCATTCTTCATAATCATAAAGGGACGATGATGAAAGCGTgtgaaaatgagaaaaaaaattaaataaaagtatgaGTATAGTTATGACTAAGGCTATAATTGTTATAGTTGCTCTTCACTCAATTCTCTGCAGGTTTATGACACAAATTGAAAGTACTTGCGCTCTTTCTGACATGAATTtacaaagtgtttttttttttcatcctCATTTTTACTCTGCATTTGACTTTTATTGCAGGCCGCGGCAAGATGAAGAAAATGGGCATGATGATGGCCATGATGGTGGCAACAAAACTTATGGGCATGCTGCCCATTGCCATGGGAGCACTCTACATATTGGCGGGCAAGGCGTTAATTATCTCCAAGATTGCACTGCTCTTGGCCGGCATAATTGGACTGAAGAAACTCATGGCCGGCAAGTCATCGGGCGGCAGTTCCGGTTGGTCAtctggcggcggcggcggtggaggCGGCGGTTGGTCCTCGGGCggaggaggcggcggcggcggcggtggctgGGACAGACGTTCGTTGACCGAAGCACAGGAGATGGCCTATCGTGCGCacagcaggcagcaagcagcacagcagcagcaacaacagcagcagcagcaacagtatcAGCAGCCATTGGCGGCGGGACTGCAGCAGACGCAGACAAAGTCATAAGTCAAAGCGCACCCATAAGatacaaaaattcaaagttcATAGCCACGTAGTTGCATTTATCTTGTAGATAAATCACAAATCACAAGCAGACATGAGACAAagagacacagagacagacacaaGGAGAAAGATAAGCAAATTGTAATTAGATTTTTCAAGATAATTATCGACGCACTTTTTGCGCTCGCTTTGAGTGACTCTTGATGCGTTTCCGAACGGTTAATTCTGACTCTGAACAACAGTTGCACCTATGGATACATCGCTGGAAATGTATCTGTAACGTGCGTTCACACTGTGCGTTATTAATGATTAGGCACATATGCATTATATAATCGATTACACGAGTATGTGACGCAATCTGTTCCATTCTACCGTCTACCGTTTTACTGTTAACCAACTATCCAGCTATCGACTTTAACTCTGACTGAACTCTATAAGTgctctttgctttgctctctATCTGTCTACTATAATTTACaacattcatacatacacacacagcacacagttCCTGTTACTTTTCAATTATTCATCATTCTTTGTCTAGCAAAGACGCCATCCACGCTCTGCACTCATTTCCAGCTCgccttttttcatttttcatttctcttCGTTTTCCCGCGCACGCACTTCAtgtattttgattaaatttatagTGAGCTAAGTTCTTCGTCTAACTGTAGTTtagattataataatttattaacattatttatttgatagtTATAAGCGAGATTCGCATGTAAGCAGCAAAGTTttcaagaaacaaaaaaagttacaaaaaaatttacaaataaaacatttacgAATCCAAATGTGCACctcaatttattaaacatttcaaaGGTCATCTTAAAGCTACGTATCCAACATTTAAGGACTCACGTGCGATTCCGCACGGTACTaaaaaatggcaaacacacatacatacccACATGTCTGTTTCCTGTATACATATACCAACGTCTATTTCCTTGCCAACGAATGCGCCAAATGCCTTGAGGCCCATATGTTGTCTCTGTCCTCCCACTTCCACAttcagttccagttccaaCTCTCATATCTGCCCCATAAACTTCATGGCGTGCCTGCCCTTGGCAATCGTTGGTACTCGTATTTATgtataagcacacacacacacaaataacatatatgtactatatggcgtgtctgtctgtctaacTTGATTGTGTGAGATTGAGATTCCCTTGATGCTTTCATATAAATATCACAGATTACTTCACTGACAAGAGTTTATTGTTCCTGTTAGCTTGTTGCAGTCCATAAGCTGGAAGGAACAAGTGATTGGCTTGTTAACTAAATCCAAATGTTACTCCACTTTATGCTGTAAACTAGCTTATTCTCAGCACAAGTCAAATTTGACTCTTATAGCGTATAATTGCCAATTATTTGCATGTGTTGTGTATTCGATACAAATTGATTTATCAACATTTTGGAAATAACTGCAAAGCAAGTTTATCAATCAGGTTACTTAAGTCGAAGAACAAAGCCAGTATTCTTGGTCTGTTTCTTCTTTTGCGGGTTTATTgcaaaacaatgaaatgatcgtaaaattgttttaaattaaattattcaacaaCCTAAAATGGTTGACTCATAAATACTCTATTATCTCAAGTTTGTTGTGGTTTTCACTATTATCCTAAAGTTGTGAAATACCACAACACTTAACAtatgattttataatttgtcaTTTTGATATATTGCCCCGGAATATGTTTAATTCTCTAACATTTACTGCTGATCAACGATGacagcttttatttttttacagtTTTAATTAACCCTTTCaagtcatttattttaaactggTTATATAATTTGTTGGAGGTTTAATTGGGTTTTCTTTCCTCAGAAATAAAAcacgaaaacaaattatattttttttaaagtttattttaaccTTGAAATAGGAAGAACGggttttattttacaataacATAGAGTGGATTCACAGTTTATTTCTTCCACCAGCCAGACTTGCCGGTTGACCAGCCACCATGGCCATATCCGCCACCATAACCTCCATAGCCGCCAACATTGCCGCCATAGTTGCCACCATAGTTGCCACTGTAGCCACCATAGTTGCCGCCATAACCGCCACCATATCCTCCGCTGGTCGAAGTGGTTGTGATGACCTTGTAGACATCGACACGACCGCCATGGCCGCCTCCATAGCTACCGCCATGACCACCGCCATAGCCACCGCCATAGCCGCCGCCGTATCCACCACTGTATCCACCTCCATATCCGGAGTTGTATCCACCCCCATATCCGCCTCCATATCCGCTATTGTATCCGCCTCCATATCCGCCGCCATAACCACCTCCGTGTCCAGCGTCGATTACTTTAATGACTTGAACTCCACCAGATCCACCGCCATATCCGCCTCCATAGCCGCCACCATAGCCGCCACCATTGGACCAGCCACCGCCGTAGTTGCTGCCACCTCCATAgccaccaccgccgccgcccTTGAGAAGTCCCAAGAGTCCTGCATTTGCGGTTGCCACAGTTGCGGCCAAAGCCAAGAGACACACGAACAACTGAGCGAGAAAAACAGATTTAAAGTGTTGTGTTCAGTTGGCCTGAAGGACATTAATCCTTTGGCAAAAAGGCATCGTCGGGTCTCAAACTCACTTTCATCTCGTACCGAACGCTGTCAAA includes the following:
- the LOC132785931 gene encoding uncharacterized protein LOC132785931, translated to MKLFVCLLALAATVATANAGLLGLLKGGGGGGYGGGSNYGGGWSNGGGYGGGYGGGYGGGSGGVQVIKVIDAGHGGGYGGGYGGGYNSGYGGGYGGGYNSGYGGGYSGGYGGGYGGGYGGGHGGSYGGGHGGRVDVYKVITTTSTSGGYGGGYGGNYGGYSGNYGGNYGGNVGGYGGYGGGYGHGGWSTGKSGWWKK
- the LOC132786796 gene encoding uncharacterized protein LOC132786796, which gives rise to MTLKQKHVRAQAVSLLFILTTLCLAGNGDAATEQLNNVMPGGNQNAGARTLLRVYDECNRAESGFTPCLKKKAISFIDRIAPIDAINVADGIKLMRLESAPRPPAYSENELESTLARSSGTDRDTKLTNMLIERLSYFFNGHSLQVSFPKLTSDEIGRGLEEGRGKMKKMGMMMAMMVATKLMGMLPIAMGALYILAGKALIISKIALLLAGIIGLKKLMAGKSSGGSSGWSSGGGGGGGGGWSSGGGGGGGGGGWDRRSLTEAQEMAYRAHSRQQAAQQQQQQQQQQQYQQPLAAGLQQTQTKS